The Streptococcaceae bacterium ESL0729 genome has a segment encoding these proteins:
- a CDS encoding diacylglycerol kinase family lipid kinase, translating to MKYYLLVNPTSGGGKGAKIDKVLCDYLEENNIAYQKYLTQKPKEEARLTQEILKLIGASDLLIVVGGDGTLSNVVNHLPSDQKFSYIRAGSGNDFANSLNLPKNPIKALKNIINGKPLDFYLIKYKSKNLSGYALNNLGIGLDAEIAHATNESKLKAVLARYGAGGLAYLLNGLKVILTKKAFEAQINGQSFSNVFLLTITSHAFFGGGYRIAPQESSLDDQLTLVELPKISLHKLIKIIFQLLQAKHLTNKNIYHESAKTFSIKLKSDEIIQIDGECYQIKKDEEIDLKAVKRTIII from the coding sequence ATGAAATATTACCTACTAGTTAATCCCACATCGGGTGGTGGCAAGGGAGCAAAGATTGATAAAGTCCTATGTGACTATCTTGAAGAAAACAATATTGCCTACCAAAAATATCTAACTCAAAAACCCAAAGAGGAGGCAAGGCTTACCCAAGAAATATTAAAGCTTATCGGAGCTTCTGATTTATTAATTGTCGTTGGAGGAGATGGAACCCTTTCAAATGTGGTCAATCACCTGCCTTCCGACCAAAAATTTTCCTATATTAGAGCAGGAAGTGGCAATGATTTTGCCAACAGCCTAAATTTACCCAAAAATCCTATCAAGGCCTTAAAAAACATTATTAATGGAAAGCCCCTTGATTTCTACCTAATCAAGTATAAAAGCAAAAATTTATCTGGCTACGCCCTTAATAATTTAGGTATTGGTCTTGATGCTGAGATTGCTCACGCTACCAATGAAAGTAAACTTAAGGCAGTCCTTGCAAGATACGGAGCTGGCGGTCTAGCTTATCTTCTAAATGGCCTTAAGGTTATTCTCACCAAAAAAGCCTTTGAAGCTCAAATTAATGGGCAAAGCTTTAGCAATGTCTTTCTTTTAACCATTACAAGCCATGCCTTTTTTGGTGGTGGCTATAGGATTGCTCCTCAGGAATCATCCCTTGATGATCAATTAACCTTGGTTGAACTGCCTAAAATTAGCCTTCATAAATTAATTAAAATTATCTTCCAGCTTCTTCAAGCTAAGCATTTGACCAACAAAAATATTTATCATGAAAGTGCTAAAACTTTTTCCATTAAGCTAAAATCAGATGAAATCATCCAAATTGATGGTGAATGCTATCAAATAAAAAAAGATGAAGAAATCGATTTAAAAGCCGTTAAAAGGACAATTATCATTTAA
- a CDS encoding metal-sulfur cluster assembly factor, translating into MADKYTTEEVEAIKDKILTALESVIDPELGVDIINLGLVYEISFEDNGFTEIKMTLTTMGCPLADILTDQIHDALKEVPEVTESEVKLVWYPAWTVDKMSRYARIALGIR; encoded by the coding sequence ATGGCTGATAAATATACTACAGAAGAAGTTGAAGCAATCAAGGATAAAATCCTTACTGCCCTTGAATCAGTGATTGACCCAGAGCTTGGGGTTGATATTATCAATCTCGGCCTTGTATATGAAATTTCTTTTGAAGACAACGGCTTCACAGAAATTAAGATGACCCTAACAACTATGGGTTGCCCTCTGGCTGATATTCTAACTGATCAGATTCATGACGCCCTAAAAGAAGTTCCAGAAGTTACCGAATCAGAAGTAAAACTAGTTTGGTATCCAGCCTGGACTGTTGACAAGATGAGCCGCTACGCTCGTATTGCTCTAGGGATTAGATAA
- a CDS encoding LacI family DNA-binding transcriptional regulator — protein MKPKLEDVARLANVSKTTVSRVLNKRGYLSDETIDKVYKAMQELNYQPNIVARQLHKQKTDIIGLLFPAVSNPFFGELVEELEKKLYQKGYKVLVGNSLNDSDKESDYLNQLLTRQVDGLIVGTHNTGIKEYKYNNLPIVAIERTLSEDIPVVECDNYAGGVLATNYLYDQGARYIIHTTGKSILDMPSDLRHLAYKDTMIDLGLPPRAYSVYFELEIEEKEKVIKAMLEDNPQVDGIFAGNDVEAAMIVDMARKLGKKVPEDLKVIGFDGTKISRILQPSLATIVQPIEKMAETAVDLLEKRMAGQEVARETILPVKLYKGH, from the coding sequence ATGAAACCTAAATTAGAAGATGTAGCCCGCCTGGCTAATGTTTCTAAAACCACAGTATCAAGGGTTTTAAACAAGCGAGGCTACCTAAGTGATGAAACCATTGACAAGGTTTATAAGGCCATGCAGGAATTAAACTACCAGCCTAATATTGTAGCCAGACAGCTTCATAAGCAAAAAACAGACATTATTGGCCTTCTTTTCCCAGCCGTCAGCAACCCCTTTTTTGGAGAGCTAGTCGAAGAGCTTGAGAAAAAACTCTATCAAAAAGGCTATAAGGTACTAGTTGGAAATTCCCTCAATGATTCTGACAAGGAAAGTGATTACTTGAATCAACTTCTGACCAGACAGGTTGATGGACTGATTGTCGGTACCCACAATACAGGTATCAAAGAGTACAAGTACAACAATCTTCCCATTGTGGCGATTGAAAGAACCCTAAGTGAGGATATCCCTGTTGTTGAATGTGATAACTATGCAGGCGGTGTTTTAGCCACTAACTATTTATATGACCAAGGAGCCCGCTACATCATTCATACAACCGGGAAAAGTATCCTCGATATGCCAAGTGACTTGAGACATCTAGCCTACAAGGATACCATGATTGACCTAGGCCTTCCCCCAAGGGCCTACTCTGTCTATTTTGAACTCGAGATTGAAGAGAAGGAAAAAGTAATCAAGGCCATGCTTGAGGATAATCCGCAGGTTGATGGAATATTTGCAGGAAATGATGTGGAAGCAGCTATGATTGTCGATATGGCTCGTAAGCTCGGAAAAAAAGTACCAGAAGACCTTAAAGTCATCGGTTTTGATGGAACAAAAATATCAAGAATCCTTCAACCAAGTCTTGCAACCATCGTTCAACCCATAGAGAAGATGGCTGAAACAGCAGTTGACCTCTTAGAAAAGCGAATGGCTGGCCAAGAAGTAGCAAGAGAAACTATTTTACCCGTAAAACTTTATAAAGGCCACTAG
- a CDS encoding ECF transporter S component, whose amino-acid sequence MSTKKISQLALLSALAIISRFALVQFPNFKMVSAIFFVTVVFWGLADGIIVMILTMTLSGIYLGMNVVVLFQIIAFALILILWKFLYKFLPNTFLKLMVVGLLTFLYGFIMSLFTTSIFAINFWAYYLNGFWFDVNHAISTIIFYPLIYNIFERLKL is encoded by the coding sequence ATGAGTACAAAAAAAATAAGCCAGTTAGCCCTTTTGTCAGCCCTTGCTATCATCTCAAGATTTGCCCTGGTCCAGTTTCCCAATTTTAAAATGGTCAGTGCAATCTTTTTTGTTACGGTTGTTTTTTGGGGTCTAGCAGATGGAATTATAGTGATGATTTTAACCATGACTCTTTCAGGAATCTATCTGGGAATGAATGTAGTTGTTTTATTTCAAATTATAGCATTTGCCCTTATTTTGATTTTATGGAAGTTTCTTTATAAATTTTTACCTAATACTTTCCTTAAATTAATGGTGGTGGGGCTTTTAACCTTCCTTTATGGATTTATTATGTCTCTTTTTACAACAAGTATCTTTGCCATTAATTTTTGGGCTTATTATTTGAATGGTTTTTGGTTTGATGTAAATCATGCAATCAGTACGATTATTTTTTATCCCCTTATTTATAACATATTTGAAAGGTTGAAATTATGA
- a CDS encoding MFS transporter produces MKVSKSFNQLKNPSYLQSSTTMFLFFASWGIWWSFFQLWLTSKSNGLGLSGSQVGSIFSINSVASLTLMFIYGTIQDKLFIKRHLLIFNAVLSALIAPFFIYVYTPLIQNHFMIGAWVGAIFLSAAYLSAVGILEATTERFSRVFGFAYGQARAWGSFGYAVSALVAGFLFVKNPQLNFWGGSIIGVGLLLDLIFWRPKEEREAVKAVDELKNDNSSPKLKDTFGLLKIPMLWQVIFFVMFSWTFYNVFDQQMFPDFYTNLFSTDAIGQKTYGTLNSVQVFVEAIMLGLVPILMKKIGVRKTLLLGTTIMFLRIGLCGFVTNPIAVSGIKMLHSLEVPLFTLSIFRYFTLHFNTKLSATLYMIGFQVAAQIGQVILSTPLGMLRDHIGYSGTFKIISLIVLVAAVYGFFILKGDNEDVNGQPLAD; encoded by the coding sequence ATGAAAGTGTCGAAAAGTTTTAATCAATTAAAAAATCCATCTTATTTACAGAGTTCGACTACCATGTTCCTATTCTTTGCATCATGGGGAATCTGGTGGAGTTTTTTCCAACTATGGTTAACATCTAAGAGTAACGGTCTCGGGCTATCTGGAAGTCAGGTTGGTAGCATTTTCTCAATCAACTCAGTTGCTAGTCTAACCCTTATGTTCATCTACGGGACAATCCAGGACAAGCTCTTTATTAAAAGGCATCTACTCATCTTTAATGCCGTTTTATCAGCTCTTATAGCACCATTTTTCATCTATGTCTATACCCCTTTGATTCAAAATCATTTCATGATTGGAGCTTGGGTAGGAGCAATCTTCCTATCAGCAGCCTACCTTTCTGCAGTAGGTATTTTAGAGGCAACGACCGAGCGATTCTCTAGGGTCTTTGGTTTTGCCTATGGTCAAGCACGGGCTTGGGGGTCATTTGGATATGCCGTATCAGCCCTAGTTGCCGGTTTCTTATTTGTAAAAAATCCCCAACTTAACTTCTGGGGTGGGTCAATCATTGGAGTTGGACTTTTACTTGATTTAATCTTTTGGCGACCAAAGGAAGAAAGAGAAGCAGTCAAAGCCGTTGATGAATTAAAAAATGACAATTCATCACCAAAACTTAAAGATACATTTGGACTTTTAAAAATTCCTATGCTTTGGCAGGTCATTTTCTTTGTAATGTTCTCATGGACCTTCTACAATGTATTCGACCAGCAGATGTTCCCTGATTTCTACACCAATCTATTTTCTACAGATGCCATTGGTCAAAAAACCTACGGAACCCTTAATAGTGTCCAAGTTTTCGTTGAAGCCATCATGCTAGGTCTTGTGCCAATCCTTATGAAAAAAATTGGGGTAAGAAAAACTCTCCTTTTAGGAACTACAATCATGTTCCTACGTATCGGTCTTTGTGGATTTGTAACTAATCCCATTGCCGTGTCAGGAATCAAAATGCTTCACTCCTTAGAAGTACCTTTATTTACCCTATCTATCTTTAGATATTTCACCCTTCATTTCAATACAAAACTATCAGCAACTCTTTATATGATTGGTTTCCAAGTGGCAGCCCAAATTGGACAGGTAATCCTATCAACTCCACTAGGTATGCTTAGAGACCACATCGGTTACAGTGGAACCTTTAAAATTATCTCACTAATTGTTTTAGTAGCAGCTGTTTACGGATTCTTCATCCTAAAAGGTGATAATGAAGACGTTAATGGTCAACCTTTAGCAGATTAA
- a CDS encoding amino acid ABC transporter permease, translating to MNFSFLPKFLPYFTDGTVITISVSILVVFFGTIIGILLALAKLSNFAPLKWLANIYIGLFRGTPMILQIMVFFVTVKMTFLPTFPLGILNVDLARVVPGIIILSMNSGAYVAEIIRGGILSVPKGQIEAAHSLGIRPGQTMRSVVLPQAIRNCLPSLGNEFVTIIKDSSLLSTIGVMELYNGGLTTASTTYITLEPLLFAGLFYLVITLLTSQLINLLEKKMSKGYVK from the coding sequence ATGAATTTTTCCTTTCTACCAAAATTTTTACCGTATTTTACGGATGGTACTGTAATTACGATAAGTGTTTCAATCTTAGTGGTCTTCTTTGGAACGATCATCGGAATTTTACTGGCCCTAGCAAAACTTTCAAATTTTGCCCCTTTAAAGTGGCTGGCAAATATCTATATTGGACTTTTCCGTGGAACTCCAATGATTCTTCAAATCATGGTCTTCTTTGTTACTGTTAAGATGACCTTCTTGCCGACTTTTCCACTTGGCATTTTAAATGTTGATTTGGCACGTGTGGTTCCTGGGATTATTATCCTTTCAATGAATAGTGGAGCCTATGTTGCAGAGATTATCAGGGGTGGTATCCTGTCTGTTCCTAAGGGTCAGATTGAGGCAGCTCATTCTTTGGGTATTCGTCCAGGGCAAACCATGAGAAGTGTTGTTTTGCCTCAGGCTATCAGGAACTGTCTTCCGTCTCTTGGAAATGAATTTGTGACCATTATTAAAGACAGCTCACTTTTATCAACCATTGGTGTTATGGAGCTTTATAACGGCGGTCTTACAACTGCAAGTACAACCTACATTACCTTAGAACCTTTGTTATTTGCAGGACTTTTCTACCTGGTAATTACCCTACTTACAAGTCAGCTAATCAATCTACTTGAGAAAAAAATGTCGAAAGGATATGTTAAATGA
- a CDS encoding transporter substrate-binding domain-containing protein, with product MKKIFAGLLVALSVVSLAACGGKSSSSKDDSLQKVKDKGELVVALSPDYAPFEFQMIKDGKNVVVGSDIDLANKIAEKIGVKVKISTMDFSNVLASVANGSADLAISGLTATDERKKTFDFSDEYYQTKNVLVVNKDKAGKYKSISDLKGAKIAAQKGSIQEGIVTDTFKDSTLISLPTATNMINELKNNTVDAVALDGLVAESYVESNDDIEIDKDVTFPADTEGSNAIAIKKGNESLKAEVNAVIAELKKEGFITKSVEDNYKLAKEAKVAE from the coding sequence ATGAAAAAAATTTTTGCAGGTCTGTTAGTGGCCTTATCAGTGGTTAGCTTAGCTGCTTGTGGTGGAAAAAGTAGCTCTAGTAAGGATGATTCTTTGCAGAAGGTAAAGGATAAGGGTGAGTTGGTTGTAGCTCTAAGTCCAGACTACGCTCCCTTTGAATTTCAGATGATTAAGGACGGGAAAAATGTTGTTGTTGGTAGCGACATTGACCTCGCCAATAAAATTGCTGAAAAAATTGGGGTTAAGGTTAAAATTTCAACCATGGACTTTAGTAATGTCCTAGCTAGTGTTGCAAATGGAAGTGCAGATCTTGCTATTTCAGGGCTTACTGCAACTGATGAGCGTAAGAAAACCTTTGATTTTTCTGATGAGTATTATCAGACTAAAAATGTTCTTGTTGTTAATAAGGATAAGGCTGGTAAATATAAGAGTATTTCTGATCTAAAGGGTGCAAAAATTGCTGCTCAAAAGGGAAGTATCCAGGAAGGAATTGTAACAGATACCTTTAAGGATTCTACTTTGATCTCTCTTCCAACAGCAACTAACATGATAAATGAGTTAAAAAATAATACAGTTGATGCAGTTGCTTTAGATGGTCTTGTGGCTGAAAGCTATGTTGAGTCAAATGATGACATCGAAATCGACAAGGATGTTACCTTCCCAGCTGACACTGAAGGAAGCAATGCAATTGCCATTAAAAAGGGTAATGAAAGCCTGAAGGCTGAAGTGAATGCTGTCATAGCAGAGCTTAAAAAAGAAGGTTTTATTACTAAGAGTGTTGAAGATAACTACAAGCTAGCTAAAGAAGCGAAGGTAGCTGAATAA
- the uvrB gene encoding excinuclease ABC subunit UvrB: protein MIDRVDTNKFVLHSKYEPAGDQPKAIEELVEGIENGEKAQILLGATGTGKTYTMSQVIQKVNKPTLVIAHNKTLAGQLYGEFKEFFPDNAVEYFVSYYDYYQPEAYVPSSDTYIEKDSSVNDEIDKLRHSATSSLLERNDVIVVASVSCIYGLGNPKEYQDSVVSLRPGQELSRDMLLNSLVDIQFERNDIDFQRGRFRVRGDVVEIFPASRDEHAFRVEFFGDEIDRIREIDALTGHVLGQVDHLAIFPATHFVTNDDHMEEAISRINNELTGQLENFDKEGKLLEAQRLKQRTEYDIEMLREMGYTNGVENYSRHMEGRAEGEPPYTLLDFFPDDFLIMVDESHVSMPQIRGMYNGDRSRKQMLVDYGFRLPSALDNRPLRLEEFEEHVHQVVYVSATPGPYEAEQTETVVEQIIRPTGLLDPVVEVRPIMGQIDDLLGEINERVEKNERVFVTTLTKKMAEDLTDYFKEMGIKVKYLHSDIKTLERTEIIRDLRLGVFDVLIGINLLREGIDVPEVSLVAILDADKEGFLRGERSLIQTIGRAARNSNGLVIMYADKMTKSMEIAIDETARRRNTQIAYNEEHGIIPKTIIKEIRDNIVITRKGEEGQEEELVDYSEMNKKERTLAIKELEGQMNQAVELLDFELAAQIRDTILEIKALD from the coding sequence ATGATTGATAGAGTGGATACTAATAAATTTGTTCTCCATTCAAAATATGAACCAGCAGGCGATCAGCCAAAGGCAATAGAAGAGTTGGTTGAGGGTATTGAAAATGGGGAGAAGGCTCAGATTCTTCTTGGTGCTACTGGTACTGGTAAGACCTATACCATGAGTCAGGTGATTCAGAAGGTAAATAAACCAACCTTAGTTATTGCTCACAATAAGACGCTAGCCGGTCAGCTTTACGGAGAATTTAAGGAATTTTTCCCGGATAATGCGGTTGAATATTTTGTAAGCTACTATGACTATTATCAGCCTGAGGCTTATGTGCCCTCAAGTGATACTTATATTGAGAAGGATAGTTCTGTTAATGATGAGATTGATAAGCTGCGTCACAGTGCGACCTCATCGCTTTTGGAAAGAAATGATGTAATTGTAGTTGCCTCGGTTTCTTGTATTTATGGTTTGGGTAATCCCAAGGAATATCAGGATAGTGTGGTGAGTTTAAGGCCTGGTCAAGAGCTTTCAAGGGATATGCTTTTAAATAGCCTGGTTGACATTCAATTTGAGCGTAATGATATTGATTTTCAAAGGGGGCGTTTTAGGGTACGAGGTGATGTAGTTGAGATTTTCCCAGCCAGCCGTGATGAGCATGCCTTTAGGGTTGAGTTTTTCGGCGATGAAATTGATAGGATACGTGAGATAGATGCTTTGACAGGCCATGTCTTGGGTCAAGTTGATCACTTGGCAATTTTTCCTGCTACCCACTTTGTGACCAATGATGATCACATGGAAGAAGCAATTTCAAGGATTAATAATGAACTTACTGGGCAACTTGAAAACTTTGATAAAGAGGGTAAACTTTTGGAGGCTCAAAGGTTGAAACAAAGAACTGAGTATGACATTGAAATGCTTAGGGAGATGGGTTATACCAATGGGGTAGAAAATTACTCAAGGCACATGGAGGGTCGAGCAGAAGGGGAACCTCCCTATACCTTGCTTGATTTCTTTCCAGATGATTTTTTGATTATGGTTGATGAGTCCCATGTTTCTATGCCGCAAATTAGGGGGATGTATAATGGTGATAGGTCAAGAAAGCAAATGCTTGTTGATTATGGTTTTCGCCTTCCTAGTGCCCTTGATAATAGGCCCTTAAGGCTTGAAGAATTTGAGGAGCATGTGCACCAGGTTGTTTATGTATCAGCAACACCTGGCCCTTATGAGGCTGAGCAGACTGAGACAGTGGTAGAGCAGATTATTCGTCCAACTGGTCTTCTTGATCCAGTCGTTGAGGTTCGTCCAATTATGGGGCAAATTGATGACTTATTGGGGGAAATTAATGAGCGGGTTGAGAAAAATGAGCGGGTTTTCGTCACTACTCTGACTAAAAAAATGGCAGAAGATTTGACTGATTATTTCAAGGAGATGGGAATTAAGGTTAAATACCTCCACAGCGATATTAAGACCTTAGAAAGAACCGAAATTATTCGTGATTTAAGGCTGGGTGTTTTTGATGTTCTTATAGGAATCAACCTTCTAAGAGAAGGAATTGATGTCCCTGAAGTATCTCTAGTAGCAATTCTTGATGCTGACAAGGAAGGATTTTTAAGGGGCGAGCGGAGCTTGATTCAGACCATTGGTCGTGCAGCCCGTAATTCCAATGGTCTTGTTATCATGTATGCTGATAAGATGACTAAGAGCATGGAAATTGCCATTGATGAAACTGCAAGACGGAGGAATACTCAGATTGCTTACAATGAAGAGCATGGAATAATTCCTAAGACCATAATTAAGGAAATTCGTGATAATATTGTAATTACCAGAAAGGGTGAAGAGGGCCAGGAAGAAGAGCTTGTTGACTATTCTGAGATGAACAAAAAGGAACGAACTCTTGCTATAAAGGAACTTGAAGGTCAAATGAATCAGGCAGTTGAGCTTTTAGACTTTGAGCTGGCGGCTCAAATTAGGGATACAATCCTTGAAATTAAGGCTTTGGATTAA
- a CDS encoding DUF2798 domain-containing protein — translation MPENKKQGIFFTVIMCFLMVTGMSIYNLSLHNDLTMGNFFVGLVPGFIVAFFLDVVVVGPIAKKVAFNLPFVNKNKKIQLILSISTCMVLGMVSFMSIFGLVLEAGLSSLNIHSYLKAWIMNFIMALPLQLVVVGPISRTLLTGLKKQGIL, via the coding sequence ATGCCAGAAAATAAAAAACAAGGAATCTTTTTTACAGTTATTATGTGCTTTTTAATGGTCACAGGAATGAGCATCTACAACCTATCCTTACACAATGATTTGACCATGGGCAATTTTTTCGTGGGTCTTGTCCCAGGTTTTATTGTGGCCTTTTTCTTAGATGTGGTAGTTGTAGGACCTATTGCTAAAAAAGTAGCCTTCAATTTACCTTTTGTTAATAAAAATAAAAAAATCCAACTTATCCTTTCAATCTCAACCTGTATGGTTCTTGGAATGGTATCTTTCATGTCGATTTTTGGCCTAGTCCTTGAAGCAGGCCTTTCATCTCTTAATATTCACAGCTACCTCAAGGCTTGGATTATGAATTTCATCATGGCCTTGCCCCTACAATTAGTAGTGGTCGGTCCCATCTCGCGCACCCTGCTTACTGGTCTTAAAAAACAAGGAATCTTATAG
- a CDS encoding amino acid ABC transporter ATP-binding protein, whose protein sequence is MSKSIIEIKNLHKSFGKNEILKGLNLEISEGEVVVMIGPSGSGKSTFLRTMNMLESPSEGQVIFEGSDISGKDVDIFKHREQMGMVFQSFNLFSNLNILDNLTLAPIKNKKLTKDEAEKKALKLLDRVGLADKAQAFPQSLSGGQQQRVAIARALAMDPDVMLFDEPTSALDPEMVGEVLAVIKELARDGMTMVIVTHEMGFAKEVADRVLFMDGGHIIEEGSPAEIFDNPKEARTQDFLSKVL, encoded by the coding sequence ATGAGTAAAAGCATAATTGAGATTAAAAATCTTCATAAGTCTTTTGGGAAAAATGAAATCCTTAAGGGTTTAAATCTTGAGATTAGTGAGGGTGAGGTTGTTGTTATGATTGGTCCTTCAGGAAGTGGAAAGTCAACCTTCCTTAGAACCATGAACATGCTTGAAAGTCCAAGTGAGGGGCAAGTTATTTTTGAAGGAAGTGACATTTCTGGTAAGGACGTTGATATTTTCAAGCATAGGGAGCAGATGGGAATGGTTTTCCAATCCTTCAACCTCTTTTCTAATCTAAATATCTTAGATAATTTGACCCTTGCACCCATAAAAAATAAGAAGTTGACCAAGGATGAGGCTGAGAAAAAGGCCCTTAAACTTCTTGACCGAGTTGGTCTTGCTGACAAGGCCCAGGCCTTCCCACAAAGTCTATCTGGAGGCCAGCAGCAGAGGGTTGCTATCGCACGTGCCCTTGCCATGGATCCAGATGTTATGCTTTTTGATGAGCCGACCAGTGCCCTTGATCCAGAGATGGTGGGTGAGGTTTTGGCAGTTATTAAGGAGCTTGCTCGTGACGGGATGACCATGGTTATCGTAACGCATGAGATGGGGTTTGCAAAAGAGGTGGCTGACCGAGTTTTATTTATGGATGGAGGTCACATCATTGAAGAGGGAAGTCCAGCTGAAATCTTTGATAATCCCAAGGAAGCTAGAACTCAGGACTTTTTATCCAAGGTTTTATAA
- a CDS encoding sucrose-6-phosphate hydrolase has product MTTTTTTQEFVQITDERFRLGYHVAAANGWINDPNGFCYFKGYYHIFYQHHPYSENWGPMHWGHARSRDLIHWETLPIALAPDTEGIDEGGCFSGSAIVKDDKLYLVYTGHHYYGDGDPEHFWENQNVAVSEDGIKFEKIAQNPVISSAPEDSTHHFRDPKVWQEGEDFYMVLGNQNKEGLGRVIIYKSQDLIDWTYLTDISYAESVEKEGFMWECPDFFTIDGKDILLTSPQGIKAQDEKYRNLFQTGYFVGKMDENHKFNRGEFKELDFGHDFYATQTALAPDGRRLVFAWMAMWESDMPEKADGWAGALTFPRELSLHGDRLFMKPVREIKDLRTEELVKASINSTEVNLLEGQTNTAEIRADFKTEGSFELNLQDEQANVLMNLAYDQANGKFTLKRADREGDDRFANLEVNKNEYDLHILVDTSSVEIFINSGEIVFTERFYIEGKPTISLKAATEMLGEYVTYQLDNKAIDYNIK; this is encoded by the coding sequence ATGACAACAACTACAACAACGCAAGAATTTGTACAAATTACTGACGAACGTTTCCGCTTGGGTTACCACGTAGCCGCAGCAAATGGCTGGATTAATGATCCAAATGGATTCTGCTACTTTAAAGGTTACTACCACATTTTCTACCAACACCACCCATACTCAGAAAACTGGGGACCAATGCACTGGGGACATGCAAGAAGTCGTGATTTAATCCACTGGGAAACTCTTCCAATTGCATTAGCTCCAGATACTGAAGGAATTGACGAAGGTGGATGCTTCTCAGGTTCAGCAATCGTTAAAGACGATAAACTTTACCTAGTTTACACTGGTCACCACTACTACGGAGACGGAGACCCTGAACACTTCTGGGAAAACCAAAACGTAGCCGTGTCTGAAGACGGAATTAAATTTGAAAAAATTGCCCAAAATCCAGTAATCTCATCAGCACCAGAAGATAGCACTCACCACTTCCGTGACCCTAAAGTTTGGCAAGAGGGCGAAGACTTCTACATGGTTCTTGGAAACCAAAACAAAGAAGGTCTTGGACGAGTAATCATCTACAAATCACAAGATTTAATCGACTGGACTTACCTAACAGACATTAGCTATGCTGAAAGTGTTGAAAAAGAAGGATTTATGTGGGAATGTCCTGACTTCTTTACAATTGACGGTAAAGACATCCTTCTAACATCGCCTCAAGGAATTAAGGCTCAGGATGAAAAATACCGTAACCTTTTCCAAACAGGATACTTCGTTGGTAAAATGGATGAAAACCACAAGTTTAACCGTGGTGAATTCAAAGAACTTGATTTTGGTCACGACTTCTATGCAACTCAAACTGCCCTTGCACCTGATGGACGCCGTTTAGTCTTTGCTTGGATGGCTATGTGGGAAAGTGATATGCCAGAAAAAGCTGACGGATGGGCTGGAGCTCTAACCTTCCCAAGGGAATTAAGCCTCCACGGGGACAGACTATTCATGAAACCTGTTCGAGAAATTAAAGACCTAAGAACTGAAGAATTAGTTAAGGCTTCAATTAACTCAACAGAAGTTAACCTCCTTGAGGGACAAACAAACACAGCTGAAATTAGGGCTGACTTTAAAACAGAAGGATCATTTGAGCTTAATTTACAGGATGAGCAAGCAAATGTTCTAATGAACCTAGCCTATGACCAAGCTAATGGTAAATTTACCCTTAAACGTGCTGATCGCGAGGGAGATGACCGTTTTGCAAATCTTGAAGTTAACAAAAATGAATATGACCTTCATATCCTAGTTGATACAAGTTCAGTTGAAATTTTCATTAATTCTGGAGAAATTGTCTTCACTGAACGCTTCTACATTGAAGGAAAACCAACAATTTCCCTAAAAGCTGCAACAGAAATGTTAGGTGAATACGTAACTTACCAACTAGATAACAAGGCTATCGACTACAATATCAAATAA
- a CDS encoding DUF4430 domain-containing protein, translated as MKKILTLVLLGLSFFSLVGCSSKSSTNQEASIASSSQEQIGDVTLIIRFDDGEEKEFKNQPITADTTVLDLLRSCVEVKDDKGFITEIDNVKQDTSAKKYWMYEINDQMATKGAGEQKLKDRDKIIFELGGF; from the coding sequence ATGAAAAAAATATTAACGCTTGTATTACTTGGTCTGTCCTTTTTTAGTCTGGTGGGATGTTCTAGCAAGTCTTCTACCAATCAGGAGGCAAGTATAGCAAGCTCATCACAGGAGCAAATTGGAGATGTGACCTTAATTATTCGTTTTGATGACGGAGAGGAAAAGGAGTTTAAGAATCAACCCATAACAGCTGATACTACAGTCCTCGACCTTCTTAGATCTTGTGTGGAAGTCAAGGATGATAAGGGCTTTATCACCGAAATTGATAATGTCAAGCAGGATACTAGTGCTAAAAAGTACTGGATGTATGAAATTAATGACCAAATGGCGACTAAGGGAGCCGGTGAGCAGAAGCTTAAGGATAGGGACAAGATTATTTTTGAGTTGGGTGGCTTTTAG